In Legionella spiritensis, the following proteins share a genomic window:
- the lysS gene encoding lysine--tRNA ligase yields MTVTEEHLDESEVYQIRKQKLADLRESGFNFPNQFRRQDLAASLHLQYESASKEELVEQPVKVAIAGRIVLRRIMGKASFFHIQDVSGRIQVYIRQNELPELYEQFKHWDLGDIAGVEGILFKTNTNELTVHAEHIELLTKSLRPLPDKYHGLTDQEVRYRKRYVDLIANEDSRNTFLIRTKMIKAMRQFMDSHQFVEVETPMMHPIPGGALARPFITHHHTLDMEMFLRIAPELYLKRLVVGGFERVYEINRNFRNEGISTRHNPEFTMVEFYQAYADYKDLMDFTEQLIHHLCDVVAGSRQIEYQGQLLDFSKSFERLTVKEAILHYLPEVGGQQIETVEGLRTLLDKSGFGYKETDGLGKLQMILFEEKVEHLLVQPTFVTGYPTEVSPLARRSDDNPDVTDRFEFFIAGREIANGFSELNDAEDQAERFRKQVMEKDAGDLEAMHFDSDYIEALEYGMPPAAGEGIGVDRLVMLFTNSQSIRDVILFPHLRQS; encoded by the coding sequence ATGACAGTGACAGAAGAACATTTGGATGAGAGCGAAGTTTATCAAATCCGTAAACAGAAACTGGCGGACTTGCGCGAAAGCGGATTTAATTTTCCCAATCAATTTCGTCGTCAGGATCTGGCTGCCAGTTTGCATTTGCAATACGAGTCGGCCAGCAAGGAAGAGCTGGTGGAACAACCGGTAAAAGTCGCCATTGCCGGACGTATCGTGCTAAGACGTATTATGGGAAAGGCCAGTTTTTTTCATATTCAGGATGTGTCGGGCCGTATTCAGGTCTACATTCGCCAAAATGAACTTCCGGAACTGTATGAGCAGTTCAAGCATTGGGATTTGGGTGATATTGCAGGGGTTGAAGGCATACTATTCAAAACCAATACCAATGAACTGACCGTTCACGCCGAACACATCGAATTGTTGACGAAATCACTGCGCCCCTTGCCCGATAAATATCATGGGCTGACGGATCAGGAAGTTCGTTACCGCAAGCGTTATGTCGATTTGATCGCGAATGAGGATAGCCGAAACACGTTTTTAATCCGTACTAAAATGATTAAGGCGATGCGCCAGTTTATGGACAGTCATCAATTTGTCGAGGTGGAAACACCCATGATGCATCCTATTCCCGGTGGAGCGCTTGCCCGTCCTTTTATAACTCATCACCATACCCTCGATATGGAAATGTTTTTGCGTATCGCGCCGGAACTTTATCTGAAACGTTTGGTGGTCGGCGGATTCGAGCGTGTTTACGAGATCAATCGTAATTTTCGTAACGAGGGCATTTCCACCCGCCATAACCCGGAATTTACCATGGTTGAATTCTATCAGGCGTATGCGGATTACAAGGACCTCATGGATTTTACCGAACAATTGATTCACCATTTATGTGATGTGGTGGCAGGGAGTCGTCAGATAGAATATCAGGGACAATTGCTGGATTTCTCAAAATCGTTTGAGCGCCTGACCGTCAAGGAAGCAATTTTGCATTATCTACCGGAAGTGGGCGGGCAACAAATTGAAACCGTGGAAGGATTAAGGACATTGCTTGACAAGTCGGGATTTGGCTACAAGGAAACGGATGGTCTGGGCAAACTGCAGATGATTCTTTTTGAAGAAAAGGTAGAACACTTGCTAGTGCAGCCTACCTTCGTCACCGGCTATCCAACGGAAGTATCGCCTTTGGCCAGACGCAGTGACGATAATCCGGATGTGACTGATCGTTTTGAATTTTTTATTGCTGGTCGCGAAATAGCCAATGGTTTTTCCGAATTAAACGATGCGGAAGATCAGGCGGAACGATTCCGCAAACAGGTTATGGAAAAAGACGCCGGAGATTTGGAAGCGATGCATTTTGACAGCGATTATATTGAAGCACTGGAGTATGGCATGCCGCCTGCGGCCGGAGAAGGCATTGGTGTGGATCGTCTTGTCATGCTCTTTACCAACTCGCAATCCATACGAGATGTCATTTTATTTCCGCATTTGCGGCAATCCTGA
- the prfB gene encoding peptide chain release factor 2 (programmed frameshift): MLEVNQISLALVDLGDRIQALRRYLDFDSKRERLEEVVRELESSEIWNNPEQAQALGKERVQLESVVSQLEQLGQSVIDLTELFELAREENDEGTISDIYQELETIEQQVATLEFRRMFSGKMDNSSAYLDIQAGSGGTEAQDWAEMLLRMYLRWAEHHGFDCELIECSSGDVAGIKSATVHVSGEYAYGWLRTETGVHRLVRKSPFDSGNRRHTSFSAVFVSPEVDDDIDIAINPADLRIDTYRASGAGGQHVNRTDSAVRITHEPSGIVVQCQTDRSQHKNKDQAMKQLRAKLYEMEMQKKHAAQQALEASKSDIGWGSQIRSYVLDQSRIKDLRTGVEISNTQAVLDGDLDPFIKASLKAGVGAA, translated from the exons ATGTTGGAAGTGAATCAAATCAGCCTGGCTTTAGTTGATTTAGGGGATCGTATCCAGGCTCTTCGGAGGTATCTT GACTTTGACAGTAAACGGGAACGTCTGGAAGAGGTAGTAAGAGAACTGGAATCATCCGAAATCTGGAATAATCCGGAACAAGCCCAGGCTTTGGGGAAAGAACGGGTGCAACTGGAATCGGTGGTCAGTCAGCTTGAACAATTAGGACAAAGCGTGATTGATTTGACGGAGCTTTTCGAGCTGGCACGTGAAGAAAACGATGAAGGTACCATCAGTGATATTTACCAGGAACTGGAGACCATTGAGCAACAAGTGGCGACACTCGAATTTCGCCGCATGTTTTCCGGTAAAATGGATAATTCCAGCGCCTATCTGGATATTCAGGCCGGTTCCGGGGGTACGGAAGCACAGGATTGGGCTGAAATGCTTTTGCGCATGTATTTGCGTTGGGCCGAGCATCATGGCTTTGACTGTGAACTGATAGAGTGTTCCTCTGGTGATGTTGCCGGTATCAAGAGTGCAACCGTCCATGTTAGCGGAGAATACGCTTATGGATGGCTCAGAACGGAGACCGGCGTACATCGCCTGGTGCGTAAATCCCCTTTCGATTCCGGGAACCGGCGCCATACGTCTTTTTCCGCGGTGTTTGTTTCCCCGGAAGTGGATGACGACATTGATATAGCGATCAATCCGGCTGATTTGCGTATCGACACTTACCGTGCCTCCGGTGCGGGCGGACAGCATGTTAACCGGACGGATTCCGCGGTTCGTATTACACATGAACCCAGCGGTATCGTGGTACAATGTCAGACGGATAGAAGCCAGCATAAAAATAAAGATCAGGCTATGAAGCAATTACGAGCCAAACTTTATGAGATGGAAATGCAAAAGAAACATGCCGCGCAACAGGCGTTGGAAGCGAGCAAATCCGATATAGGATGGGGATCACAGATTCGTTCCTATGTTCTGGATCAATCGCGCATCAAGGATTTACGAACAGGTGTGGAAATCAGTAATACGCAGGCCGTTCTTGACGGGGATCTCGATCCATTCATCAAGGCCAGCCTGAAAGCGGGAGTAGGGGCAGCATGA
- a CDS encoding DUF2802 domain-containing protein: MIIAVSVGVLITVVLSYRIYKLHKKLTNAMQKIAELDKLLGQHQLEQSAVVNADLVFARQLADINRQLISMDNQLQSLETKRHNDGGYQHALRILEMGGNKEEIVDSCHLSNAEAELLVNLHAYRSAIKTGAPS; encoded by the coding sequence ATGATTATAGCGGTTAGCGTGGGGGTACTGATTACTGTGGTTTTGAGTTACCGGATTTACAAGCTGCATAAAAAACTGACGAACGCCATGCAGAAAATTGCCGAACTGGATAAGCTGTTGGGGCAACATCAGCTGGAACAGTCGGCCGTGGTCAATGCCGATTTGGTCTTTGCCAGACAACTGGCCGATATCAATCGCCAGTTAATCAGCATGGATAATCAACTACAATCCCTGGAAACCAAGCGCCATAATGACGGCGGCTACCAGCATGCCCTTCGTATCCTGGAGATGGGCGGCAATAAAGAGGAAATTGTCGACAGTTGCCATTTATCAAACGCGGAAGCGGAATTGCTGGTGAATTTACATGCCTATCGATCCGCAATCAAAACCGGTGCCCCATCCTGA
- a CDS encoding glutathione S-transferase family protein produces the protein MITLYQFPGIWGLPNASPFCLKLETYLRMVELPYDIRFVANPRKSPKGKLPCLKIDNQMLADSELIIDFLKKKFGDVLDKDITDEQKALSTFIDNTLSEKLYWIMVYFRWQDEEGWRITKNTFFGQLSFFYQLFIPNMVRKMMKKTLYMQGTGRHTRDELLFMAYKILDATSEILGHNKYFLGNQITSVDASAFGFLANIVWLPFNDPLKIYLQNKKNILQYCDRIWSTFYPELRKPFAILS, from the coding sequence ATGATCACACTGTATCAGTTCCCGGGTATTTGGGGGTTACCGAATGCCAGTCCTTTTTGTTTAAAGCTAGAGACTTATTTGCGTATGGTTGAGTTGCCTTACGATATTCGTTTTGTCGCTAATCCGCGAAAAAGTCCCAAAGGTAAATTGCCTTGTCTTAAGATAGACAATCAAATGTTGGCGGATAGTGAATTAATCATCGATTTTTTAAAGAAAAAATTTGGTGATGTTCTGGATAAGGACATAACCGATGAACAAAAAGCGCTGTCGACCTTTATCGATAATACTCTTTCCGAAAAATTATACTGGATTATGGTTTACTTCCGTTGGCAGGATGAGGAGGGATGGCGCATAACCAAAAATACTTTTTTTGGCCAACTATCCTTTTTTTACCAATTATTCATCCCGAATATGGTAAGAAAAATGATGAAAAAAACGCTCTATATGCAAGGCACAGGACGGCATACTCGTGATGAGCTGTTATTTATGGCTTATAAAATTTTGGATGCTACATCGGAAATTCTTGGGCATAACAAATATTTTTTAGGCAATCAAATAACAAGTGTGGATGCAAGTGCCTTTGGTTTTTTAGCCAATATAGTCTGGTTGCCATTTAATGATCCCTTGAAAATTTATTTGCAAAACAAGAAAAATATTCTGCAATATTGTGATCGAATTTGGAGCACATTTTATCCTGAATTGCGTAAACCTTTTGCTATTCTTTCATGA
- a CDS encoding RNA polymerase sigma factor FliA, whose protein sequence is MDALAAYGKVNQQTQEALVKTHALMVKRIAHHLLGRLPYSVQLDDLIQAGMLGLLEAVRHYDATKGASFETYAGIRIRGHMLDEVRRNDWVPRSVYRNARMIAEAVKKVENRLGRDAKDKEIADELNLSLDAYHTLLKDSSGSQLYGFDDLGVTDDTLKGGESHATEPHEKILHEDMINHLTQVIETLPPKERLVLSLYYEQDLNLKEIGEVLGVSESRVSQIHSQATIRIKARLSE, encoded by the coding sequence GTGGATGCGTTGGCTGCATACGGCAAGGTAAATCAACAAACCCAGGAAGCGTTGGTTAAAACGCATGCCCTGATGGTGAAGCGTATCGCACATCATTTGTTAGGGCGATTGCCTTATTCCGTTCAGTTGGACGATTTGATTCAAGCAGGTATGCTAGGTCTTCTGGAAGCAGTCAGGCATTACGATGCCACAAAGGGCGCTTCCTTTGAAACCTACGCGGGTATCCGCATCCGCGGTCATATGCTGGATGAAGTACGGCGTAATGATTGGGTTCCCCGATCCGTTTACCGCAATGCCCGCATGATAGCCGAGGCGGTAAAAAAAGTGGAAAACAGGTTAGGTCGTGATGCCAAGGATAAAGAGATTGCGGATGAATTGAATTTAAGTCTGGATGCGTATCACACGCTATTGAAAGATTCCTCAGGCAGTCAGCTGTATGGTTTCGATGATTTGGGGGTTACGGATGATACTCTGAAGGGAGGGGAAAGCCATGCGACGGAGCCTCATGAAAAAATTCTGCATGAGGATATGATTAATCATTTAACTCAGGTTATTGAAACACTACCACCAAAGGAACGTCTGGTTTTGTCCTTGTATTATGAACAGGATTTGAATTTGAAGGAAATCGGTGAAGTTCTCGGAGTCAGTGAATCCCGCGTTTCTCAAATACACAGCCAGGCGACAATTCGGATTAAAGCACGATTATCGGAGTAA
- a CDS encoding DMT family transporter: MISTRKIHYPLLNGFLLLTAAQSMVGFSIVSSKFLVTTAPIFLLLLVRFSMAALTIAPLHWLTSARKIPVRQHLAALSRKDWLFILAQALSAGLLFNCFMLLGLNYTDANVAGIITSALPAIIAVMSWLLLGEAITGKKSVCIFLATMGLIIIALGKFKHAGINHSFIGDFIILFSLLPEATYYVLCKLHSNRLPVFLVSSLLNGINAILLLPVLFFIDWQTLSMTPFAIFLILLLGISSGLFYVFWYFGSMRVDSILASLSTAIMPVATVLIARVALDEKLTGMQLTGMGLVLLSIFIYARR, from the coding sequence ATGATATCAACGCGCAAAATACATTATCCGCTTTTAAACGGTTTCCTGTTACTTACCGCGGCACAAAGCATGGTGGGGTTTAGTATTGTCAGCTCCAAATTTCTGGTGACAACCGCCCCGATATTTCTATTACTGCTCGTGCGGTTCAGTATGGCCGCTCTTACCATAGCCCCTTTGCATTGGCTAACCTCCGCCAGAAAAATTCCTGTGAGACAGCACCTCGCAGCCCTTTCACGCAAGGACTGGTTATTTATTCTGGCGCAGGCGTTATCAGCCGGGCTGTTGTTTAACTGTTTTATGCTTCTAGGGCTCAATTATACCGACGCCAACGTTGCCGGGATCATCACCAGCGCTTTGCCGGCTATTATTGCGGTTATGTCCTGGTTACTATTAGGTGAAGCCATAACCGGCAAAAAAAGCGTGTGTATTTTTTTGGCGACCATGGGATTGATTATCATTGCTCTTGGCAAATTCAAGCACGCCGGCATCAACCATTCCTTTATTGGCGATTTTATTATTTTGTTCTCCCTGCTTCCGGAAGCAACCTATTACGTACTCTGTAAATTACACTCCAATCGCCTGCCTGTTTTTCTGGTATCTTCTTTATTGAATGGCATTAATGCCATTTTACTGTTACCCGTCCTGTTTTTTATCGACTGGCAAACCTTATCCATGACACCATTCGCAATTTTTCTGATTCTTTTACTTGGTATCAGTTCCGGTTTGTTTTATGTCTTCTGGTATTTTGGCTCCATGCGCGTTGACAGCATCCTCGCCTCCCTGTCCACGGCAATCATGCCGGTTGCGACCGTATTGATTGCCCGTGTGGCATTGGATGAGAAATTAACCGGCATGCAGTTAACAGGAATGGGGCTGGTTTTATTGTCTATCTTTATATATGCCCGCAGATAA
- a CDS encoding flagellar motor protein, which produces MDGLTFLGLMTGFLAIIVGQMIEGGQINSLLNLPALLIVLGGTMGAVMVQTPLNTFKRAFKIIPWIFLPPKRSFEQTKVQLVELARKARQFGLLSLEEHIESEKNLLLRQGLELLVIGVDKQTIRQILETEIDRREAHDLHAAHVFESMGGYSPTIGILGAVLGLIQVMRNLASPSELGAGIAVAFVATIYGVGLANLVFLPVANKIKSCVRDQIHHDEMLIEGLVSMAGGESPNMLNLKLNNFGQHHQDEKKKQEGRKS; this is translated from the coding sequence ATGGATGGCTTAACATTTCTGGGGTTGATGACAGGATTTCTGGCGATCATAGTCGGTCAGATGATTGAGGGAGGACAAATTAATTCCCTTTTGAATTTGCCCGCGCTGCTTATTGTTCTCGGAGGAACGATGGGGGCGGTTATGGTGCAAACGCCGTTAAACACATTTAAACGGGCTTTCAAAATTATTCCATGGATTTTTCTTCCTCCAAAACGGTCTTTTGAGCAAACGAAAGTGCAACTGGTGGAACTGGCCAGAAAGGCAAGGCAATTTGGCTTGCTGTCTCTGGAAGAGCATATCGAGAGTGAGAAAAACCTGCTATTACGACAAGGTCTTGAATTACTGGTTATAGGTGTGGACAAGCAAACGATCCGTCAGATACTGGAAACTGAAATTGATCGGCGTGAAGCCCATGACTTGCATGCGGCCCATGTGTTTGAAAGCATGGGTGGATATAGCCCCACCATAGGGATTCTAGGGGCGGTGCTGGGGCTTATTCAGGTGATGAGAAATCTGGCGTCTCCCAGTGAATTGGGCGCCGGAATTGCGGTTGCCTTTGTGGCGACTATTTATGGTGTGGGTTTAGCGAACCTGGTTTTTTTACCGGTAGCCAACAAAATCAAGAGTTGTGTGCGTGATCAGATACATCATGATGAAATGCTGATTGAAGGCTTGGTATCCATGGCAGGTGGTGAGAGCCCAAATATGCTAAACTTAAAATTGAACAATTTTGGACAACATCATCAGGATGAGAAAAAGAAACAAGAAGGAAGAAAATCATGA
- the flhF gene encoding flagellar biosynthesis protein FlhF: MKLKRFIAPDTRTAMQRIKEAFGPDAVILSSSRVDDGVEIVAAIDFDETVLSSSAAVASAQPPSQSSPLDSSSSPLDDMRQEIQTLRSMLEAQLRGHPGQGEPLHALLLQKLIYLGVSQMTASSLVNRISPSVNQQRGWKDVLHHLSSSIPVYDTRRIEEGGIYAFVGPTGVGKTTTLAKIAARFVLRFGAEKLGLITMDTYRIAAEEQLVLYGKILGVQVCVAHDDASLSRIIRQLSDKKLILIDTAGMNPADERVARQMDLLGTQLHSIATVLVLPATSHYQAIIDAITRYQASCVEQCIITKLDESPALGGVLSAVAESGLGVSYLTHGQRVPEDIKLATRHQLIEQFALQEQMMQESCEKRQDAFQSVSRGGYVES; this comes from the coding sequence ATGAAACTGAAACGCTTTATAGCACCGGATACTCGTACGGCCATGCAGCGCATCAAGGAGGCGTTTGGCCCGGATGCGGTGATTTTGTCCAGCAGCCGGGTCGATGACGGCGTGGAAATCGTGGCGGCAATCGATTTTGATGAAACGGTTTTGAGTTCGAGTGCGGCTGTAGCAAGCGCGCAACCGCCCAGCCAAAGCAGTCCTTTGGACTCGTCTTCCTCGCCACTGGACGACATGCGTCAGGAAATACAAACATTACGCAGTATGCTTGAAGCGCAGCTTCGTGGACATCCGGGACAAGGGGAACCCTTGCACGCGCTGCTTCTGCAAAAATTAATTTATCTGGGCGTAAGCCAAATGACGGCTTCGTCCCTGGTTAACAGGATTAGTCCCAGTGTGAATCAACAGAGAGGCTGGAAGGACGTGTTGCATCACCTGTCCTCCTCTATCCCTGTTTATGACACAAGGCGCATTGAAGAAGGCGGGATTTACGCGTTTGTCGGCCCGACCGGTGTAGGAAAAACAACGACGCTGGCTAAAATTGCCGCTCGTTTTGTCTTGCGTTTTGGCGCTGAGAAACTCGGTCTGATTACGATGGATACTTATCGGATCGCGGCGGAAGAGCAACTGGTTCTTTATGGGAAAATATTAGGTGTTCAGGTCTGTGTGGCTCATGATGACGCTTCACTATCCCGGATTATCAGGCAATTAAGCGATAAAAAATTGATATTGATTGATACGGCGGGTATGAACCCCGCTGATGAGCGGGTGGCCAGGCAAATGGATTTGCTGGGTACGCAATTGCATTCCATTGCGACGGTTCTGGTTTTACCGGCTACCAGTCATTATCAGGCCATTATTGATGCCATCACACGCTACCAGGCGAGTTGTGTGGAGCAATGTATTATTACCAAACTTGATGAGTCCCCGGCTTTGGGCGGTGTCTTGAGTGCCGTGGCGGAGTCTGGATTGGGTGTTAGTTATTTGACGCATGGGCAGCGGGTACCGGAAGATATCAAACTGGCCACGCGTCATCAATTAATCGAGCAGTTTGCCTTGCAGGAACAGATGATGCAGGAGAGCTGCGAGAAAAGGCAGGATGCTTTTCAGAGTGTTTCCAGGGGGGGGTATGTCGAAAGCTAA
- a CDS encoding MinD/ParA family protein: MSKANQKVSDQADGLRNITRSKPVKVIAVSAGKGGVGKSNVSVNLAVALAQKNKKILLLDADLGLANIDIMLGLHTKYNLSHVIQGVCHLTDIMLTGPHDIRVIPAASGTEYMTQLSAVEHAGIIDAFNELTDDFDYMIIDTAAGISDTVLSFTRSSQEIIVVVCDEPTSLTDAYALIKVMSKRYEWSHFHILANMVRSTREGRELFNKLYRVAEQFLDVRLDYLGAIPFDERVHDAVKKQKAVLAVYPDSGAAKALRQLADSVENWPFKRSLGGNTSFFLERLVAGEH, encoded by the coding sequence ATGTCGAAAGCTAATCAAAAGGTAAGTGATCAGGCTGATGGTTTACGCAATATCACTCGTTCCAAACCTGTGAAAGTTATTGCTGTTTCCGCCGGGAAGGGCGGTGTCGGCAAAAGCAATGTTTCTGTAAATCTGGCCGTCGCGCTGGCTCAGAAAAATAAAAAAATATTACTGCTTGATGCCGATTTGGGTCTGGCTAATATTGATATCATGCTGGGGTTGCACACCAAGTATAATTTATCTCATGTGATACAGGGCGTGTGTCATCTGACGGATATCATGTTGACGGGTCCTCACGATATCCGGGTTATTCCAGCAGCGTCCGGAACGGAGTATATGACGCAGCTCTCCGCGGTCGAACACGCCGGCATCATCGATGCGTTCAATGAGCTGACGGATGATTTTGATTATATGATTATTGATACGGCAGCCGGTATTTCTGACACTGTGCTAAGCTTTACTAGATCGTCCCAGGAAATCATAGTGGTTGTTTGTGATGAACCAACCTCATTAACGGATGCCTATGCCTTAATAAAGGTCATGAGCAAACGATATGAATGGAGTCATTTTCATATACTTGCCAATATGGTAAGAAGTACCAGGGAAGGGCGGGAATTATTTAATAAACTTTATCGGGTCGCGGAACAGTTTTTGGATGTCAGACTGGATTATCTTGGGGCAATCCCTTTTGACGAGCGTGTTCACGACGCGGTAAAAAAACAGAAAGCCGTGTTGGCTGTCTATCCTGATAGTGGTGCGGCAAAGGCTTTACGACAGCTTGCTGATTCGGTTGAAAATTGGCCATTCAAACGCTCATTGGGAGGGAATACCAGCTTTTTTCTGGAACGGCTGGTAGCAGGAGAACACTAA
- a CDS encoding flagellar motor protein MotB, giving the protein MRKRNKKEENHEDAHRWVVSYADFITLLFAFFVVMYAISSVNVSKYKAMAQGMHSAFNSSDGKQAPVEDIGDANGQSAGEIKGSENEPFEALSKALADLQDPDIHIQKEQGWVELDIKAGALFDSGSADLKPSAIIKMMKVAEVLKEVPFPIALEGYTDNVPISTPRFPSNWELSTGRAAAMARVLTMYGVDPGKITVTGYGAQYPVADNATEEGRAKNRRVNLIISKDKMVPRLLNPAISIEKYKTKAALQTGEGASALPENSRIEPIKKEVP; this is encoded by the coding sequence ATGAGAAAAAGAAACAAGAAGGAAGAAAATCATGAAGATGCTCATCGATGGGTGGTTTCCTACGCCGATTTCATCACCTTGTTGTTCGCGTTTTTTGTGGTGATGTATGCGATATCTTCCGTAAACGTATCCAAATACAAAGCTATGGCGCAAGGCATGCACTCGGCATTCAATTCCAGTGACGGCAAGCAGGCGCCTGTTGAGGATATTGGTGATGCGAACGGCCAGAGTGCCGGAGAAATCAAAGGCAGCGAAAATGAGCCTTTTGAGGCGTTGAGTAAAGCTCTGGCGGATTTGCAGGATCCTGACATTCATATTCAGAAAGAGCAAGGCTGGGTTGAACTTGACATCAAAGCCGGCGCGTTATTTGATAGTGGCAGTGCCGATTTAAAACCGTCCGCGATCATAAAAATGATGAAAGTGGCTGAAGTCCTGAAAGAAGTGCCTTTTCCGATTGCGCTGGAGGGGTACACGGATAACGTGCCAATCAGTACCCCCAGATTTCCATCCAACTGGGAATTATCAACGGGAAGGGCGGCGGCTATGGCCAGAGTGTTGACCATGTATGGTGTTGATCCTGGAAAAATCACTGTAACCGGCTACGGAGCGCAATATCCGGTTGCCGATAATGCAACCGAGGAAGGGCGTGCCAAAAATCGCAGGGTTAATTTAATTATCTCGAAAGACAAAATGGTTCCCAGACTGCTCAACCCGGCAATCAGCATCGAAAAGTACAAGACAAAAGCGGCTTTACAAACCGGGGAAGGCGCCTCTGCCTTGCCTGAGAACAGCCGAATCGAACCGATTAAAAAGGAGGTGCCATGA
- a CDS encoding YchJ family protein, with product MKSCPCCSQKPYESCCGLYLEAQQIPETPEALMRSRYTAYSQANIEYIKKTMRGQPLLGYNELEAKIWASHAVWLGLEVLETSLHPKKPNTGYVEFIARLRSGYDMQIIHERSEFEKYQGKWFYKAAHKPRCSKASNKHS from the coding sequence ATGAAGTCCTGCCCTTGCTGTTCGCAAAAACCGTATGAATCCTGTTGTGGCTTGTATCTTGAGGCGCAACAAATACCGGAAACACCGGAAGCGCTCATGCGTTCCAGATATACCGCGTATTCCCAGGCCAATATTGAATATATTAAAAAGACCATGCGTGGCCAACCTTTGCTGGGCTACAATGAACTGGAAGCAAAAATATGGGCTTCTCACGCTGTCTGGTTGGGATTGGAAGTCCTTGAGACGTCCTTGCATCCGAAAAAACCAAACACAGGCTATGTCGAATTTATCGCCCGGTTACGATCCGGTTACGACATGCAAATCATTCATGAACGAAGCGAATTTGAAAAATATCAGGGCAAATGGTTTTACAAAGCCGCCCATAAACCCCGCTGCTCAAAGGCAAGTAACAAACATTCCTGA